The genomic interval TGGAAAAATGAAGCTACTAACAGTTGCATCAGTCCTCGCAATGAAGCCACAGGTACTCATACTAGACGAGCCCACAACTGGACAGGACCATGCTGGACGCCACCTGCTATCCAACCTCTCAAAAAAGCTGAACAGAGAAGGCTTCACGGTCGTGATAATAACCCACGACATGAGGTTCGTAGCTGAGACTGTAAACAGAGTAGTCCTCGTCTCTAACGGCGAGATACTCATGGATGGATCTACAAGAGAAGTCCTAAATGCCTTTGACATACTTAAGAAGGCGGCGATAAAGCCGCCCCAAATAGTCCAGCTAGCAAGCGAGCTGAGAAAGAAGGGCGTAGATATAAACGCTCTGACAGTTGAAGAGGCTCTACAAGAAATCTTAAAGCATTATAAAGGGTAAAAGCCAACCCTATCTAATTTTATTTAAATCTGAACTTCTGAATTATTTATATATTTCTGTGTCTCACTGTGTTTTGTGACTTGGACTTATATGGATAAGACCGAAGCCTTCAGGAAGGATCCATCATACGAGTTCCTCAACCTGGCAAACAGGTACAAGGATACTGTGAGTTTCGGCATCGGCCAGCCATTCCATCTTCCACCAGGAGAGATATTCTCTGGCATAAAACCGTCCCAGAAAGATGTGTCAAGCTACTCTCCTGCCCTGGGCCTTCCGGAGCTCCGAGAAAGAATAGCTGATTTTCTAGGCCAAAAATACAAGGCAGACTTGAAGGCTGGAAACGTGGCTGTAACTGTTGGGGCCACATCTGCCCTATTCATGTCTATGCTTCTATTGGTCAAGGACGAGACCAATGTTTACATTCCAGACCCGGGATTCCCGATGTATAGGGACGTAGCCTCATTCTTTGGGGGAAGAGTTACATATTGGAGGGCAAACTTCAATGATGACTTCAAGTGGGATTGCCAACTGGAGGCTATTAATAGCGAAGGCGGAGTCGTTGTCATTAATTTTCCAAATAATCCAACTGGGACAGCTGCATCGAGGGAAATGTTGGAATGCTTGTCTGAGGCGTCCCGCAGGAAAAGATTCTTCATTGTAAGTGACGAGGTTTACGAGGACTTCGTATATGAGAATAGACACTTTTCAGTGCTGGAGTTTCCTGAGTTGCTAGAAGGAGCCGTATATATTGGAAGCTTCTCTAAGACGTGGGGTCTCGCCGGATACAGGCTAGGCTACATGGTTGCTAGCGCAGAGCTCATAGAAAAGCTTGAAAACGTTGCAATAAGCATGTATGGTTCGCCACCGACCTATTCACAGCTACTTGCACTGAAGGCCCTGGATTACGGTCTTGGATGGTTTGAAAAGGTGAGAGAAATGTATAAGGCTAATAGGGATCTCCTAGTTGAGGGCTTGTCTAGGATTCCAGGCGTCGAAGCGTATAGGCCTGGGGGAGCCTTTTACGTTTTTCCACGCATAAGAGAGCTGGCAAAGCGGCTGGGGGCGAGGAATTCCCGGGAGCTGGCCATTATGTTACTGGAACGTGCAGGAGTGATTGCATTGCCTGGGGACGCCTACTCAGAAAGTTTAGGAGCATATTACTTAAGGTTCTCATTCTCGCTTCCACGCGAAAAAATATTGGAAGGGCTAAATAGGTTGAAAAAGCTGGCCGAAGGCATTTAGGCCCTTTTTTCTCCAGTGGCTCAGGAAAACTCTTCGCCAGGTACCAAGCAAACTATTTATTCTTTGTATGTCCCTATCCGTGTGTCTACAACTGGGATAATTGTCGAGGGACTAGTAAAAAGGTATGGCGGCAAGACAGCGATCAATGGTGTTTCTCTGAGAGTGGAACCAGGAGAAATATATGCGCTTCTAGGCCCTAACGGGGCCGGCAAGACAACGACACTGAAGACCATAGTGGGTTTACTTAGACCCGACTCTGGCTACGTCCTTATCGACGGGGTAAATGTCCACGCTGACCGGGCCAGGGCTCTACGCAACATTGGATATGTCCCCGAAAACCCCGTTGGCTTCGACTACCTCAGGGTCCGAGAGTTCTTCGAGTTTGTGGCATCCTTGAGAGGTATACCCAGAGACGTTTTGAGTGAGAGGACAGAAAAGTATCTCCAGCTTTTCCAGCTTGAAAAGTTTGAAGACTCCTTTATGGGAGAGCTTTCCAAGGGAAATCTCCAAAAAGTCCTAGTTGTATCAGCCCTTCTACATGAGCCCAAAGTTCTAGTCCTCGATGAACCTATGTCAGGCATGGACCCAGAGTCCCAAATAGCATTTAAGGAGGTCTTGAGGGAGCATGCGGTTAAGGGTGGTACAGTCCTCATATCCAGCCACATGCTAGACACTGTGGAAAGATTTGCAACTAGGGTCGGCATCATAGCTGATGGCAAGATAATTGCAGAAGGGACACTAGAAGAGCTGAAACGGAAAGTGGAGGCCCGCGGGGACATTACACTTGAACAGGTATTCTTGAGAGTCCTTAAGGGGGTCTAGAGTGATAAAAGCTCTAGCAATATCCAAGTATCTCACCCTAAATACTCTGAGCATTCTGCGGGCCGGTAAAGCTAAAATAGCGCTAATATTTTTAGGAGCCTTGATAATCTCTTTATACCTTTTCGTTGTTTCCCTCACAATTGTCAACCCCTACGTCTGGCAAAACGCGAGAAAAAGCGTAGCCCTTCCTGGACTCAACAAGGAAAACGTTACAGAGACCCTTGCAGTCTTCCAGACCCTCACATTCATTGCTATAGCCATGCTCCCCAGGCGTGACATAACAGTCTCAGAGCAGGCCGAGTACGAGGTCCTACTAACAATGCCTGTAACCATGCAGGAATACATGCTCGGGCGCTCACTCCACCTAATCACACAGTCAGTCCTTGTACAGTCAGTGTTCCTAGTGCCGGGAGCCTTCTATGCGGCGGCTTTTTCGGCTGGAAACACAGTCAAAGTTTTACTTTTCCCTCTAGCGCTTGTCCTCTGGATCACTTTCTCAGAGGCGTTCGAAGGCCTAATCAGCTACGTCAAAGTTGCGACGCAAAGAGAGAAAGAAATTAGGCTCTTTGCACTTCTGTATTTATTAACAGCGGGAGCCGAATATTTGTTCACAGGGAAGACTCCTATACTTTTAAAGGCCCCAACACTGCTAGCTGTACAGCCGCTTGTCCACTGCTTCACCATCAAAGAGCCTGCAAGCCTAGTCTTGCTTGAGACCATGCTTCTCGGAATTTTTGTCCTAACTCTAATAACTCTCCAGTACCTCGTGTCCTCCTACATTTATCCAGAAAAAGTAAAACCATTCTCAGCGAGGACACTTACTATCCGTTTAGGGATACGGCTACTAGACCTAGGCTTTTACTCTGAAAGACCCGAGGTAAGCATCTTGAAAGTGTCCCTGCTTAGACCCCTCCTCGGTATCCAGGGGCTCATACTGTTTGCGGGACTCATTGTTTCTTATGTTGCTGGGATAGTTGTGAAGAGGCTTTTCCCCCTGCTTGACCCGTACTCACTCGTAACTTTTGCTGTAATATTCATTTTAATGGTTATCATTATCGAGCTCCAGCTATCTATACAGGAAGACCTCTCCCCCATATGGCTCTACAGGGTAAGCATGCCAAACCTCAAGCCGCTGGCAAGGGTGGCTGTAGCAAAGATCTCCCTCTACACACTAGTATCTTTCCTTGCAGGCGGGCTCTTCCTCTTCAGCGTAACTGGCGAATATGTGTCACTATTTTTGCCATTGTTCTCGCTCCCAATGACCGTTCTCAACGCGGTTTTCACACTTGGCTCGGTAGCACTAGTCATGACTAGGAGGAGAATTGTCAGGTTCTCTTCTAGGGGCTTCTACCTAGTTGAAGACGTGCTTGCCCTCATCACCCTGGCTATTTCTATGTCTCTTTCAAGCCTAAGCGTCGCCCTTTTCCAGATGGTGTCCAGCTATCCCAGCCAGCTAATTCTCTTGACTGCTGTGAGCCTCCCCATCTCACTCATCATCTACTTTATCGGAGCCGACATAATTGGAGACATGCTTACCACTAGGGACGTTGCCTCGTAAAGCAACACTTAAATTAAAACGGTTTTCTTAAGCCGAAAGGATGACTCATGGCTATAAACGTTGTCGTTGCCCCAACATACCTCTACGTAAGGAGCCGGGCCCCAGAAAACGATCCACCCATAAGACTTGCATTTGGAAAAGCACTTGACAGGGCAATCTCAAAGTACAACTACTATTCCATGCATACAACCAGGTCGCTACTCGGGAAAGCCCAGAGATGCGCAATGGCAGTGCTTAGGAACGAGCTAAAAAACATGGAAGTAGAAGTTTCAGGAGAAGAGCTAAAAGAACAGGCTAGGAAGATGTGGCGCATGCTGGCCGCGTGGTACAAGAGCCCCTACGTGAGATACCTCAGGCCCAAGACCCACGTAATAATAATGAGGAGCGGTGACTTCATCGGAGCACTATACGCACAGCCAGACTTCGAAGACAACGTAGGACAGTTCTACGAGGTAAAAAGCTTCGACATAGAAAAAGAGCCGAAGAAACACGTCCAGGTACAGGCGGGGGTATTCTCTCTTCTTGGACCCCTATTCCTTGTCTATTTCTCAGAGCAAGACGGGTACTACACTGTCAAGCAAAAATTCGTCCCAGGAGACCCCCAAATCCTCGACGACGTTGTAGATTTCCTCAAATCTAGGCCGGAGGGCTCAGAGACCCAGCCTTTAGAAAGGCTCCTTAGGAGTTTTCCCTCGAGAATATATGTAAAAGAAAACGATTGGAAAAGAGCAAAGAAGATATGAGTATGTATCAGTGCTTTCGCTTATAGACCTCTAGAATACAAAGGATTTATTAACATAGCAAAGGATTATCTTTTCAAGGACAGATGGTCGCGCTGAGCATTAGGTTCTACAACGAGATGGTGGAGAGAGCAAAACACTTCTACCGGATTAGCGACAACGACGCGTCTACAGGACGATACGACATCGCGCTTTTCCACCTCGAGCAGGCTGTCCAGCTAGCATTAAAGGCATACCTTCTAAGAACAATAGGAGACTTTCCAAGGACTCACTCGATAAAAGACTTAGTTGAGCTGAGCGGAAACGAATCTTTCCGACGAGAAATGGTACATCATCGACATACTTGAAGACGCGTACACAGGGGCAAGGTACTTTTTACGTAGTTATGGCGAGAAAGAATACGTAGAGGCGAAAAGGTTCGTAGAGGGAGTCTTTCAATGTATAGGCATATCGAGTATTTGAAGAAGACAAGAAAAGACCTAGAAGAAAACCTCGAGAAATATCTCTCAGACCTCAAAAGCCTTGCAGAGAAACATGGCGGCAAAGCATACATCTTCGGCTCCTACCTTCGGGGAGAAAACATAGCCGCAAGCGATATAGACGTTCTCATCGAGATACCAGACAACCTCGACAGACTCAGCGTGCTACACGAGGCCAGAAAGCTTGCACCAAACACAAGAATAGAGATCCACGTACTAACCAAGAAAGACGCAGAAATATTCAAACAACTCATAAAGGAATACAAAGAAATAGTTTAACTTGTCTCTACGAGAAAAAAGTTATATTGCCCCCTTTTATGTAGTTACTCACAGCGATGATGATTGAACTCCCCGTATGAACTGGTGATGAGGTTTCTGGTCACTGAGAAAAGCTCAAGGTTTCATGCGATTTGCGGCTGACTTTAGCTACAATAATACTTGTTTAACGTTAAACTTATTAGGAAAAGTTTAACATATTAATTTGTGACCGAAAAATACACGGTAAAAGTTCACGGGAAAGGATTAATAGTCATACCTGCAGAGGTCAGAAAGAAGTTTGGCATAACGCCTGGCTCAAAACTTCAGCTTTACATAGAAGAGGACTCTATCCGCATTGTTGTTCCTAAGGATCTCAAAAGCCTATTTGGAGCTGATGGCGAAAAGGCACTTGAGGTTACTAGACTTATATTGGAGGAGAGGAAGAGAGAACGTGACACCGAGATTCGTGCTCGACTCTAGCGCGGTCTCACTATATTTTGCTGGAAGGAAAGAGGTTGAACGCTTCATAGAAGATGCCTACAGAGGTAGAAACCAGCTCTACATGTGTGAAATTAACGTTGCCGAATTCCTCTACAACACGGCTAAGGTTCTTGGTTGGGAAACTGCTATCATAAGGCACTCCGTCCTCCGTAATAGTCCAATTAAAATTGTAACACTGGACGAGGAACTCACACTAGAATCTGCCCGCCTAAAGCACAAATACTGGAACAAGCTTTCTCTTGCGGACGCGTATTTAGTCGCCCTAGCAAAACAACTAAGAGCAAAAATTGTAACCTCTGATACTACTCTAGCAGAAATAGAAGAGGCAGAGACAGTTCTCGTATTTCTTTAAAATCACATAAGAGTTCAAGCACCTTACAAACCTTTAACACAGGATACTTAATAGAGTGTTCAGTGTCTTCTTAAAGGTGCCTTTTTACCCATTCTAGGACTTCCTGCTCGATTCTGCGTCTAACGTTGTAGTCATCGAAGACGTGGCCGCCGTGCTCTATCTCTATGAACTTTTTCTCTACCTTCAGCTTCTCATAGAACCTCTTCGCCTGGCTAATTGGGACCACCATGTCGTCTACAGAGTGGATGATTAGAGTGGGTGCCTTGATTTCCTCGGCAAGCCCCATAACAGAGAAATTCATCGTCTCCATGGCATAGACGTCCCTCATCCTGTTGGGTCCCCAGTAAACATATCCCTCCTCAGCCCTGAAAAAGCCCCGTGCACGCTGGAAAAGCTCGGGCCAGTCCAATGCAGGGGAAAGAAGAACCAGGGCGCCTACATCTTCACGCCCAGCCGCCAGGCTAACAGCGACTCCTCCGCCCATGCTTAGCCCCACAACGCCAAACCTGGTCCCGTCCACCTCAGGAACATTCTTCAAGAATCCAGCAGCGTTGCGCGCATCCTCCACGGCAAGAGATATCCTGAACTCCTCAAACGGCAACGGGCTGTCTCCGTGGCACCTGAAGTCAAACCTTAGAGCCGCATAGCCAACGCTACAGAGAACCCGAGCCATGTCCGTATAAAGCCTACCACTCTCAGTCTTGTTGCCAGTAAACCCATGCAGAAAAAGCACCGGCCTAGAGACACCAGCGGGAAGATGGAGGACACCCGAAAGACCCACACCAGCGCTAGGCACCCAGACAAGTTGCTCTCTGCAACCACTCAAACTAGAACCTTGCCTAGACACAAATAAGGTGTATATTCACATACATATATCATTTTCCTATTGAAGAGAGCCTACATGAGCTTTGCACAAATGACACGGTACCCTAGGGACGGTAATTTTTATATACTATGGTTTCATAGTATATACTGTGAAGTTTCAAAGGGTCAATGACTACCTCTACGTGACGCTATGGGACAAACAGTACAAAAGACCAAGGAGATTCTACCTGGGAAAATCCACCAACAACAAGCTCGCAGAACTCCTCAATGCAGCCGAACAGCTACGTGTCGACCCAGAAGAGATAAGAGACTACCTTGAAAGACAAATGGACCCGGCTACCCGTCTCACGAGGACAGATCTCGTCGTACTCGCACTTGTACTGGGCGCTAAGGCATGGCAACAGAGTACAGATTCTACAGCGCGCTAAGGCTAGCGGTCAGGCTAGTCAAGAAGTGGTTTCCAGAATACGCCCTGATAGGCAGGTTCGCAAGAAACTTTTACGCCCCTCCCGAAACAACACTAGACGTAGACTTCCTGGTAAACCTAGACGACCATGAGAGACTAGCAGAGTTCCTCGAATATGCGTCCGCCCGCTTTCAAGTATCGCCTATGGATATTGGACACTGGCAGTACAAGCTCTACATAAAGAGCTTCCGATTCGACCTCGTAAAGCCCAAGGGCTACAACTACGACCCAGAGGTAGTAGCAAGGAGAAGACACGTAAAAATCGGCCAAATTGGTGAAGTAGCCATCCTCTCCCCAGAAGACCTAGCCGTGCTTTACCTAGTCTCGTCCCTCGACAGAGGGGTCAAAGACCTTGTAAAGGCAAAAGACATAGTCGCATACTCAAAGGCGAGGGGAGACTTTAACGAGGAATACTTCCTGAGAAAAAGCGAAGAAAACAAAGTAAAACACCTAGCTTTAACACTTCTAAGCAAGATGTAGGAGCCCTAGGCAATTCTTACAGCTAGTTCCTAGAAGCAGGTTTACCTTTGAAATATATAAACCACTAAACGATTTTTGGGATGATGCGGCAAAGGCTCAAGAAGAAGTTAGAATTTTCGGAGTTTGCAGGCATCTGGAAAGATACGGAAGAAGAAAAAATCAATAGGATATTTGAAACAATAAGAAAAGCTTGGCGAAAAACAAGAATGTATAAAGCAAGCTGTCCTTAGAATCATATCCCTACGGATAAAGAAAGACTCATTCCCCTTTTATAAACAACAGGAATATAATTATCAAACAAACCTTTTTTCTCATGGATAGATTTCGGGAAAAGACATGCATAGTTACAGGCGGAGCCCGCGGCATAGGAGCCGCCATAGCCACTAGGCTTGGCACCGAGGGGTGCACCGTTGCAATATTCGACATAGACGAGCAAGCAGGAAAATACAGGCAACGCGAACTCGAGAAAAACGACATAAAGGCAGTCTTCTACAAGGTAGACGTAGCAAGCGAAGAAATGGTTAGACAAGCAGTTGAAGACTTCTATGCCAAGCACGGGAGAATAGATATACTCGTAAACAACGCCGGCATAGGGTTCTCCGGCAAAAGCATCGAGGAGCAGACCCTAGAAGAATGGAGAAGAATCATAGACACAAACCTGACAGGCACATGGCTCTGCACAAAACACGTCGTCACATATATGAAGAAGACCGGCGGAGTCATAATAAACATCGCGTCGACAAGGGCCTTCCAATCGGAGCCAAACACAGAGCCCTACTCAGCGTCAAAGGGAGGAATAATAGCGCTTAGCCACGCACTAGCAGTCTCCCTAGCAAAGTACCACATAAGAGTCATATCGATATCCCCCGGATGGGTAGACACGAGCCACTGGCAAGTACCACCCAGACAGCCACAGCTAACACCCCTAGACCACGAGTGGCACCCCGCCGGACGCGTAGGAAAGCCAGAAGACATAGCCGCCCTAGTAGCATTCCTGGCATCAGACGACGCACAGTGGATGACAGGGACAAACATCACAATAGACGGAGGAGTAACAACAAAAATGTTCTACCCAGACCTCGACCAGATCCAAAAACTCCTAGCAAAACTCCTACAAGACGAGGAAACAGCCCAGACACTCATAAAGCTAGCAGAAAAGCTCCACACAAACAAAGATATCCTAAGAGAAATCAGAAACAAGTACCTCTCAACATCGTAACACGTGGCTCCACTAACCTTAATCCTGTCTGCGCCGCCTTGACACAAAAATTTAAGCATACCTGTGCCGTTTTATAAGTAGGGACATTGGGATACAGAGCAGTGGAGAAAACAACATTATAGAAGAGCTCAAAAAGAGGGAAGAAGCTAGACAAATCAGGAGAAAACAAGCAGACTGGAACTATATCAACAACCAGCCAACCAAGCTAAAGCTAGCACTCGTCCACTACATCGAGACAGGCGACCTCTACGTCTCTGCAAAGATTGCCGGCATAACAGTGGAAGAATTCAACGAGCAACGCATAAAAGCGAGGATCCCACATGTCAACTAAAGCGCGCGCTAGGTTCCCGGCAAAAGACCTCGAAAGGCTGGGCCTATGAGCGACATATTACGTGAGCTCGAAGAGCGGGAAAAAGAAGTAGTCGAAATGAGGAGACAAAACGCAGACTGGAACTACATAAACAGGCTCCCGCCCAGAGTAAAGGCGGCAGTAATCCTATTCATAGAAAAGGGCGACCTAAGACTAAGCCAAAAACTCTCAGGCCTAGACCTAGAAGACTTCATCGAAACCCTAAGAAAAGCAAGAGTCTGGATAACCTAGCCTAAAAATCGCCCCCAACAAGCCTAGGCCGCGTCTCTCCCTTACCGTCGCTTTTTAATCGTGAATCCATGAAAACAGTCTCATCAGAAAAGTCCTCCAGCCTAATAGGCTCAATAATGATCCTCTCCCCCTCGATCCTCACACGGACAAGCCTGTACCTCGCATACTTCTCTCTCCACTCCTTGGGCAACAGTAGCCTACCCTTCCTATCCAAAACCCTAATATACTCCACAAAAACCAAAGTTGTCCCTCCTCCAGTTCTATAAAAATCTTAGCTTAACCGATTCCAGGCAAGCTATAGCTAAAAATTTATGGAAAAACTCAAAGGCTAGCCATGAACATCATGGAAACAGCAAAAAAGATGCTAGCCCACGTCGTACTAAAACTCATTAACCTAAAAATCCTGAGGCAAAGATGCCTCCGCTCAAAGACAATCCAGAGACTCGTACTAGAAGCATTGGCAACAAAAAGCAGACTAACCGAGAAAGAGGCTCTAGAACTAGGAGAAAAAATAAAGGAAGGAATGTTGCAGGAGCTAAGAGAAAAAGGGCTCATCTAACCCTCAATCCCGATGGTAGCCTCGCTAAAACATTCAATAATAACATTGTTATTATTAAGCATAATATAGTTATTTTTGGATTTCTCTGTTCAAAATAACAAGAATAACAAAGTTATTACAAATAATAACAAAGTTATGCAGACTTTACCAATACAAATCTTGTCACCAAATTCCTCCTCCACACCTACGCCAGCCGGCTAACTAGACCTCGGCCGCTACGCTTTGCTTAACAACTCTGAGCGGTTTTAGACATTCTTCGGCATAGCTAAGTCCCTTGTAAAGGGAGATGAAAAAGATTTGAGAATAGCGCGTGCCGAAGGCTGGGAGGAGGAAAGACGTGTCAAGTAACACCATGAGCATCGCGGACACCCAGTAACTCTTCCTGAGCCTCCACGCTAGTTTTCTCGAACTCCTCAGGCGCCAGGCGCAACCTCTTAGGACTCCTCCTAGCCTCCTCGAAGAAATCAAGAGGCCTACGCAACACTATGCTCTCACCCTCCACTGTCAGAACCAGCTTCTCCCCTTCCTTGAGCTTCAGCTCCTCCACTACTCTTCTGGGGAGGTATACCGCGTAGTTCCTACCCACCCTCACAACAATCCGGGCCACCAGCCACAACCAGGTATAACCTGGAAAAAACTGGATAAAAGCATTCCCCTCCAAACCAGATACGAGCTAGCCTCTCACGCCCATGCTTTCTCAAAGACATTTGTCCATTTTTTATGTCTCAAATATATGTGTCTTAGAGAAAACATCCCACTCCCAAAGCATCCCTGTAGCCGAACTGCTCTTTTATAACCCTCCCAAGGTACACTTTAAGGTATCGCGAAGGCTCTTTTATAGTGAAGCATTTCTTCTGGCAGGAATATTCCCATAAAGCTACTATTCCTTAAGAGAAGGGAGACCTAGCATTACAAGAGAGCTGGCCCCCCATCACGAGAAGATCCCTTGTGACTATTACATAGTTGAAAGCAACAGATTCTTTAAAAAGACCGAAGCATACAATTCAAAAAATTTATAGGCAACGAGCGCTAAAGATAAATGGTTCTAATGCTATCAACCAATATCCAAGACACAGCCCGCATCG from Thermofilum adornatum carries:
- a CDS encoding pyridoxal phosphate-dependent aminotransferase — its product is MTWTYMDKTEAFRKDPSYEFLNLANRYKDTVSFGIGQPFHLPPGEIFSGIKPSQKDVSSYSPALGLPELRERIADFLGQKYKADLKAGNVAVTVGATSALFMSMLLLVKDETNVYIPDPGFPMYRDVASFFGGRVTYWRANFNDDFKWDCQLEAINSEGGVVVINFPNNPTGTAASREMLECLSEASRRKRFFIVSDEVYEDFVYENRHFSVLEFPELLEGAVYIGSFSKTWGLAGYRLGYMVASAELIEKLENVAISMYGSPPTYSQLLALKALDYGLGWFEKVREMYKANRDLLVEGLSRIPGVEAYRPGGAFYVFPRIRELAKRLGARNSRELAIMLLERAGVIALPGDAYSESLGAYYLRFSFSLPREKILEGLNRLKKLAEGI
- a CDS encoding ABC transporter ATP-binding protein — encoded protein: MSTTGIIVEGLVKRYGGKTAINGVSLRVEPGEIYALLGPNGAGKTTTLKTIVGLLRPDSGYVLIDGVNVHADRARALRNIGYVPENPVGFDYLRVREFFEFVASLRGIPRDVLSERTEKYLQLFQLEKFEDSFMGELSKGNLQKVLVVSALLHEPKVLVLDEPMSGMDPESQIAFKEVLREHAVKGGTVLISSHMLDTVERFATRVGIIADGKIIAEGTLEELKRKVEARGDITLEQVFLRVLKGV
- a CDS encoding HEPN domain-containing protein, which gives rise to MVALSIRFYNEMVERAKHFYRISDNDASTGRYDIALFHLEQAVQLALKAYLLRTIGDFPRTHSIKDLVELSGNESFRREMVHHRHT
- a CDS encoding DUF6932 family protein; translation: MYRHIEYLKKTRKDLEENLEKYLSDLKSLAEKHGGKAYIFGSYLRGENIAASDIDVLIEIPDNLDRLSVLHEARKLAPNTRIEIHVLTKKDAEIFKQLIKEYKEIV
- a CDS encoding AbrB/MazE/SpoVT family DNA-binding domain-containing protein translates to MTEKYTVKVHGKGLIVIPAEVRKKFGITPGSKLQLYIEEDSIRIVVPKDLKSLFGADGEKALEVTRLILEERKRERDTEIRARL
- a CDS encoding type II toxin-antitoxin system VapC family toxin, which produces MTPRFVLDSSAVSLYFAGRKEVERFIEDAYRGRNQLYMCEINVAEFLYNTAKVLGWETAIIRHSVLRNSPIKIVTLDEELTLESARLKHKYWNKLSLADAYLVALAKQLRAKIVTSDTTLAEIEEAETVLVFL
- a CDS encoding alpha/beta hydrolase, with translation MSRQGSSLSGCREQLVWVPSAGVGLSGVLHLPAGVSRPVLFLHGFTGNKTESGRLYTDMARVLCSVGYAALRFDFRCHGDSPLPFEEFRISLAVEDARNAAGFLKNVPEVDGTRFGVVGLSMGGGVAVSLAAGREDVGALVLLSPALDWPELFQRARGFFRAEEGYVYWGPNRMRDVYAMETMNFSVMGLAEEIKAPTLIIHSVDDMVVPISQAKRFYEKLKVEKKFIEIEHGGHVFDDYNVRRRIEQEVLEWVKRHL
- a CDS encoding SDR family oxidoreductase, translating into MDRFREKTCIVTGGARGIGAAIATRLGTEGCTVAIFDIDEQAGKYRQRELEKNDIKAVFYKVDVASEEMVRQAVEDFYAKHGRIDILVNNAGIGFSGKSIEEQTLEEWRRIIDTNLTGTWLCTKHVVTYMKKTGGVIINIASTRAFQSEPNTEPYSASKGGIIALSHALAVSLAKYHIRVISISPGWVDTSHWQVPPRQPQLTPLDHEWHPAGRVGKPEDIAALVAFLASDDAQWMTGTNITIDGGVTTKMFYPDLDQIQKLLAKLLQDEETAQTLIKLAEKLHTNKDILREIRNKYLSTS
- a CDS encoding AbrB/MazE/SpoVT family DNA-binding domain-containing protein; amino-acid sequence: MEYIRVLDRKGRLLLPKEWREKYARYRLVRVRIEGERIIIEPIRLEDFSDETVFMDSRLKSDGKGETRPRLVGGDF
- a CDS encoding AbrB/MazE/SpoVT family DNA-binding domain-containing protein, whose amino-acid sequence is MARIVVRVGRNYAVYLPRRVVEELKLKEGEKLVLTVEGESIVLRRPLDFFEEARRSPKRLRLAPEEFEKTSVEAQEELLGVRDAHGVT